A genomic window from Flavobacterium johnsoniae includes:
- a CDS encoding GH3 auxin-responsive promoter family protein, giving the protein MPLSIINSFASWVLKQRIHQIELFLKYPNEVQEELLHNLLTASENTIIGKQYDFSSINSYQTFAERVPISTYEELQPLIERTRLGEQNVFWETPIKWFAKSSGTTNAKSKFIPVSNEALEDCHYKGSKDLLCLYLNNNEDSELFLGKSLRLGGSSQIYENNNTFFGDLSAILIENMPIWAEFSSTPSSKTSLMSEWETKIAAIINETKNENVTSFAGVPSWMLVLMNKVLENTGKQNLLELWPNLEVYFHGGVSFSPYKEQYKKILPSSDFKYYEIYNASEGFFAIQDLNYSSDLLLMLDYGIFYEFIPMDTFGTPNQKVVRLADVELNKNYAIVITTNSGLWRYLIGDTVRFTSLNPYRIRVTGRTKHHINVFGEELMVENTDQAIAKACQVTQTEVIDYTVAPIFMQDKEKGAHEWMIEFKKKPADVGLFQKVLDETLQTLNSDYEAKRYNNMTLNPLVINVARENLFYDWLKERDKLGGQHKIPRLSNQRDYLEQLKEMC; this is encoded by the coding sequence ATGCCTTTATCAATAATCAATTCGTTTGCATCTTGGGTTCTTAAACAGAGAATTCATCAAATAGAGCTTTTTTTAAAATACCCAAATGAAGTTCAAGAAGAATTATTGCACAACTTATTGACGGCATCTGAAAATACAATTATAGGAAAACAATACGATTTTTCAAGTATCAATTCCTATCAGACATTTGCAGAAAGAGTTCCAATCTCGACTTACGAAGAATTACAACCGCTAATTGAACGCACGCGTTTGGGCGAACAAAACGTTTTTTGGGAAACGCCAATTAAATGGTTTGCAAAATCGAGCGGTACAACAAACGCAAAAAGTAAATTTATTCCTGTAAGTAATGAAGCTTTGGAAGATTGTCATTATAAAGGAAGTAAAGATTTATTATGTCTCTATTTGAATAATAATGAAGATTCTGAATTGTTTTTAGGAAAAAGTCTTCGCTTGGGAGGAAGCTCTCAGATTTACGAAAACAACAATACTTTCTTTGGTGATTTATCGGCAATTTTGATTGAAAATATGCCAATTTGGGCTGAATTCAGCAGTACACCAAGCAGCAAAACTTCGTTAATGAGCGAATGGGAAACTAAAATTGCTGCTATTATTAATGAAACTAAGAATGAAAATGTAACAAGTTTTGCAGGCGTTCCATCTTGGATGCTGGTTTTAATGAATAAAGTTTTAGAAAATACTGGCAAACAAAACTTACTGGAACTTTGGCCAAATCTTGAAGTTTATTTTCATGGTGGCGTGAGTTTTTCTCCGTACAAAGAACAATACAAAAAAATTCTGCCAAGTTCAGATTTTAAATATTACGAAATCTACAATGCTTCTGAAGGCTTTTTTGCCATTCAGGATTTAAATTATTCTAGTGATTTATTGTTAATGCTTGATTATGGAATTTTCTATGAATTTATTCCAATGGATACTTTTGGAACTCCAAACCAAAAAGTCGTTCGTCTGGCGGATGTTGAATTAAACAAGAATTACGCTATTGTAATTACTACAAATTCTGGTTTATGGCGTTATTTAATTGGAGATACGGTTCGTTTTACTTCTTTAAATCCATATAGAATTAGAGTTACAGGAAGAACTAAACACCATATTAATGTTTTTGGCGAAGAATTAATGGTTGAAAACACCGATCAGGCAATTGCAAAAGCGTGTCAGGTTACTCAAACAGAAGTTATAGATTATACGGTTGCCCCTATTTTTATGCAAGACAAAGAAAAAGGTGCGCATGAATGGATGATCGAATTCAAGAAAAAACCAGCTGATGTTGGTCTTTTTCAAAAAGTTCTCGATGAAACTTTGCAAACTTTAAATTCTGATTACGAAGCAAAACGCTACAATAATATGACCTTGAATCCTTTGGTAATTAATGTTGCACGTGAGAATTTATTCTATGATTGGCTGAAAGAAAGAGACAAATTAGGCGGACAGCATAAAATTCCGAGACTTTCAAATCAGAGAGATTATTTGGAGCAATTGAAGGAAATGTGTTAA
- a CDS encoding DUF2797 domain-containing protein, whose protein sequence is MQYQGVLTKMQTELGSPIQYYLVFEDSFLNVNQLLDKEIEINFIGYQCLNCNKKKKIYRQGFCYDCFYSSPAVGDWIMRPELSTAHLGIADRDLDYESKVQLQPHIVYLAAACEIKVGVTRKTQVPTRWIDQGASQAIAVVEVPNRYLAGITEVALKNHYTDKTNWRKMLQNSVEVFDLVAEKVKIESLIPDEVKEYFYSQKNDLYDLQYPVLSYPAKVNSLNLDKMPSFSGKLTGIKGQYLLFENGTVFNVRGSEGYVVTVNV, encoded by the coding sequence ATGCAATATCAAGGTGTCCTGACAAAAATGCAAACCGAACTTGGAAGTCCAATTCAATATTATTTGGTTTTCGAAGATAGTTTTTTAAATGTCAATCAGTTATTAGATAAAGAAATTGAAATTAACTTTATTGGATATCAATGTTTGAATTGCAATAAAAAGAAAAAAATATACCGACAAGGTTTTTGTTACGACTGTTTTTATTCAAGTCCAGCAGTTGGAGACTGGATTATGCGACCAGAATTGAGTACGGCGCATTTAGGAATTGCGGATAGAGATTTAGATTATGAATCTAAAGTTCAATTGCAGCCTCATATTGTTTATTTGGCGGCGGCATGCGAAATAAAAGTTGGTGTTACGCGCAAAACGCAAGTTCCAACACGTTGGATCGATCAGGGCGCTTCGCAAGCAATTGCGGTTGTAGAGGTTCCAAATCGATATTTGGCAGGAATTACAGAGGTTGCTTTAAAAAATCATTATACCGATAAAACCAATTGGAGAAAAATGCTGCAGAATTCAGTTGAGGTTTTTGATTTGGTTGCCGAAAAAGTCAAAATTGAAAGTTTAATTCCAGATGAGGTTAAAGAATATTTCTACTCGCAAAAGAATGACCTTTATGATTTACAATATCCAGTTTTGAGTTATCCCGCAAAAGTAAATAGTTTGAATTTGGATAAAATGCCTTCTTTCAGCGGAAAATTAACTGGAATTAAAGGTCAATATTTGCTTTTTGAAAACGGAACAGTGTTTAATGTTCGTGGTTCCGAAGGATATGTTGTTACGGTAAACGTGTAA
- a CDS encoding glycosyltransferase family 9 protein, whose amino-acid sequence MSSKKKVNAFRRSLMQSLTKNVGNLDIRNIEPIDKSKIKKVLICRPNGRLGNMLLITPLVEEVTKTFPGCTIDVFVKGFLAPIVFENYDNVDKIIPLPKKPFKELVKYFKVWTLIRKQNYDLAINVDQNSSSGRLGVKFSTAKYKFFGNLPEGVNLNHEDYEHIAKYPVYNLRYFLSQVGIEDKNEPVALIDLKLSKEEIANGKQILDKIIDPNKRSIAIFTFATGEKCYSTDWWAEFYTALKNEFPDENIFEVLPVENVSQINFEAPTFYSKDIREIGSVLANVDVFVGADSGIMHLSSAAKAPTLGLFSGSNIKKYEPYGNGSKGLDTNVLGVSDFIKAIKEVLNK is encoded by the coding sequence ATGAGCAGCAAAAAAAAGGTCAACGCTTTTAGGCGTTCTCTAATGCAGAGTTTAACCAAGAATGTTGGGAATTTAGACATTAGAAATATCGAACCAATTGATAAAAGCAAGATAAAAAAAGTTTTAATCTGTAGACCAAACGGCAGATTAGGAAACATGCTGTTAATTACTCCTTTGGTCGAAGAAGTGACGAAAACCTTTCCAGGATGTACAATTGATGTATTTGTAAAAGGTTTTTTGGCTCCTATTGTTTTTGAAAATTACGACAATGTTGATAAAATTATTCCACTTCCAAAAAAACCTTTTAAAGAACTAGTAAAATACTTTAAGGTTTGGACTTTGATTAGAAAACAAAATTATGATCTCGCTATAAATGTAGATCAGAATTCTTCTTCTGGAAGGCTTGGAGTAAAATTTTCAACTGCTAAATATAAGTTTTTCGGAAATCTGCCTGAAGGAGTTAATTTAAATCATGAAGATTACGAACACATTGCAAAATATCCAGTCTACAATTTGAGGTATTTTTTAAGTCAGGTTGGAATCGAAGATAAAAATGAGCCTGTTGCTCTAATTGATTTAAAATTATCAAAAGAAGAAATTGCAAACGGCAAACAAATTTTAGATAAAATTATTGATCCAAACAAAAGGTCAATTGCGATTTTTACCTTTGCTACAGGAGAAAAATGCTACAGTACAGATTGGTGGGCAGAATTTTATACCGCTTTGAAAAACGAATTTCCAGACGAAAATATTTTTGAAGTTTTACCAGTCGAAAATGTTTCTCAAATCAATTTTGAAGCACCTACTTTTTATAGTAAAGATATTAGAGAAATTGGTTCTGTTTTAGCAAATGTAGATGTTTTTGTCGGAGCAGATAGCGGTATTATGCATCTTTCAAGTGCAGCAAAAGCGCCTACATTAGGTTTGTTTTCTGGTTCGAATATTAAAAAATATGAACCTTACGGAAACGGAAGCAAAGGTTTAGATACAAATGTTTTAGGTGTTTCAGATTTTATAAAAGCGATAAAAGAAGTTCTAAATAAATAA
- a CDS encoding AsmA-like C-terminal region-containing protein, translating to MLKKVLKISAIVIVVLVAALFALPFLFKDQIKAKIVEAINESVDAKVSFTDADLSLFKNFPNATVGIEKLVIINKAPFEGDTLVSLGELNLKMSVKELFKGKDEPLNIQGISSTNGLVNIIFNKDGVGNFDIALKDKKEDKKDEASKPLSLKIQNYKIENFTFRYIDQGSKIKMVIDSLNHEGTGDFTNSKLDLNTKTTAKVSLDMDKMNYMKNVKLTLDAILGIDLDKSKYTFKENKALINQLPLEFDGFIQMADNKQIYDLKFKTPTSSFTNFLGLIPSAYSSSLDGVKTTGDFTVKGFAKGELTETTVPKFNVEIASNNASFQYPNLPKSVQNIVIDTKIINETGILNDTYVNLDKLSFRIDQDVFNAKANIKNITVNPIVDAALKGTINLANLSKAYPIKMDKPLAGILKADVTTNFDMASVEKSQYQNIKNAGTMSLSGFKYTDENNKSMNISTALVEFNPSRINLKQFDATTGKSDISINGVLENFYGFMFKKQELRGNFNMSSNQLAVDDFMTAGEPAKAETKTAAKPAEAMKIPAFLNCTLNAKATTVLYDNLKLKDVSGRLLIKDEKATLENFKTNIFGGSIGLNGAVSTKEKVPTFDMNLGFNQVDIAQTFTQLDMMKKIAPIAGIINGKLNSTIKLNGNLDAKELTPDLKSISGDLIGQLLSTTVNSQNSTLLKALSSNVKFVDLNKVNLNDIKAALTFDNGKVNIKPFDIKYQDIKVTVGGTHGFDQTMNYNLKFDVPAKYLGTEANNLIAKLSPADAAKLDNIPINATLTGNFSNPKISTDMKTAVSNLTTQLVNQQKEKLTQKGTSALTDLINKNTKAKDTTQAAKTEKEQKTQEATKKASDLLNGLFKKKNP from the coding sequence ATGCTAAAGAAAGTTTTAAAAATAAGCGCCATTGTAATTGTGGTTCTTGTTGCCGCATTATTTGCCTTACCTTTTTTATTTAAAGATCAGATCAAAGCCAAAATTGTCGAAGCTATTAACGAAAGTGTTGATGCTAAAGTTAGTTTTACAGATGCTGATTTAAGTTTGTTTAAAAATTTCCCGAACGCAACCGTTGGGATTGAAAAACTTGTTATTATAAACAAAGCGCCTTTTGAAGGGGACACTTTGGTTTCGCTAGGCGAATTAAACTTAAAAATGAGTGTTAAAGAACTTTTTAAAGGAAAAGACGAACCATTAAACATTCAAGGAATTAGTTCTACAAACGGATTAGTAAATATTATTTTCAATAAAGACGGTGTTGGAAACTTTGATATCGCATTAAAAGATAAAAAAGAAGACAAAAAAGACGAAGCAAGCAAACCGCTTTCTTTAAAAATCCAGAATTATAAAATCGAGAATTTTACTTTTAGATACATCGATCAAGGTTCTAAAATTAAAATGGTAATTGACAGTTTAAACCACGAAGGAACTGGAGATTTTACCAATTCAAAATTAGATTTGAATACAAAAACTACTGCAAAAGTTTCATTAGACATGGATAAAATGAATTACATGAAAAATGTAAAACTTACTTTAGACGCTATTCTTGGAATTGATTTAGATAAAAGCAAATATACTTTTAAGGAAAATAAAGCTTTAATCAACCAATTGCCTTTAGAGTTCGACGGATTTATTCAAATGGCTGATAACAAACAGATTTACGATTTGAAATTTAAAACCCCGACTTCTTCTTTTACAAACTTTTTAGGTTTGATTCCTTCTGCTTATTCTTCTAGCTTAGATGGCGTAAAAACGACTGGAGATTTTACGGTAAAAGGTTTTGCAAAAGGAGAATTAACAGAAACTACGGTTCCGAAATTTAATGTAGAAATCGCATCAAACAATGCTTCTTTCCAATATCCGAATCTTCCAAAATCAGTTCAGAATATTGTTATTGACACTAAAATCATTAACGAAACTGGAATTTTAAATGACACTTATGTGAATTTAGATAAGCTGTCTTTTAGAATTGATCAAGATGTTTTTAACGCTAAAGCGAATATTAAAAATATTACCGTAAATCCGATTGTTGATGCAGCTTTAAAAGGAACAATCAACTTGGCGAATCTTTCAAAAGCATATCCAATTAAAATGGACAAACCTTTGGCAGGTATTTTAAAAGCCGATGTTACTACAAATTTTGATATGGCTTCTGTAGAAAAAAGTCAATACCAAAACATCAAAAATGCGGGTACAATGAGTTTGTCAGGATTTAAATATACTGATGAAAACAACAAATCAATGAACATCAGTACCGCTTTGGTAGAATTCAATCCGAGTAGAATCAACTTAAAACAATTTGATGCTACAACTGGAAAAAGTGACATTAGCATTAATGGAGTTTTGGAGAATTTCTATGGTTTTATGTTTAAAAAACAAGAATTGAGAGGAAACTTCAATATGAGTTCAAATCAATTGGCGGTTGACGATTTCATGACCGCTGGAGAACCTGCAAAAGCAGAAACCAAAACTGCTGCAAAACCGGCAGAAGCAATGAAAATTCCAGCTTTCTTAAATTGTACTTTAAATGCAAAAGCGACAACGGTTTTATATGACAATTTAAAACTGAAAGATGTTTCTGGAAGACTGCTTATTAAAGACGAAAAAGCGACTTTAGAAAACTTCAAAACCAATATTTTTGGAGGATCAATTGGTCTTAACGGAGCGGTTTCTACAAAAGAAAAAGTGCCAACGTTTGACATGAATTTAGGCTTTAATCAAGTTGATATTGCACAAACTTTTACGCAATTGGACATGATGAAAAAAATTGCTCCAATTGCTGGAATCATTAACGGAAAATTAAATTCGACTATTAAATTGAATGGAAATCTGGACGCAAAAGAATTAACGCCAGATTTAAAATCGATTTCTGGAGATTTAATTGGTCAATTGCTTTCTACAACTGTAAATTCTCAAAATTCAACTTTACTGAAAGCTTTAAGTTCAAATGTGAAATTTGTTGATTTAAATAAAGTAAATCTAAACGACATAAAAGCAGCTTTAACTTTTGATAACGGAAAAGTAAATATCAAACCTTTTGACATTAAATACCAAGACATTAAAGTAACAGTTGGCGGAACTCACGGTTTTGACCAAACGATGAATTACAATTTAAAATTTGATGTTCCTGCGAAATATTTAGGTACGGAAGCCAATAATTTAATCGCAAAATTATCTCCTGCAGATGCAGCAAAATTAGATAACATTCCGATTAATGCGACTTTGACTGGAAACTTTTCGAATCCTAAAATAAGTACTGACATGAAAACTGCTGTAAGTAATTTAACCACGCAATTGGTAAATCAGCAGAAAGAAAAACTGACTCAAAAAGGAACTTCAGCACTTACGGATTTAATAAACAAAAACACAAAAGCAAAAGATACAACTCAGGCAGCAAAAACAGAGAAAGAGCAAAAAACTCAAGAAGCGACTAAAAAAGCAAGCGACTTGTTAAATGGTCTTTTCAAGAAAAAGAATCCGTAA
- a CDS encoding alpha/beta hydrolase family protein produces the protein MNKIILFLTVLFLSVLNAQTKKEITFKESPAILKINNDQIFGTLTMPDLTGRVPVALIIAGSGPTDRNGNNPMMKNNSLKMLAEALAKNGIASLRYDKRAIGESKAAGGSESSLVFENYIQDAKSWINYLKLDKRFSKIIIIGHSEGSLIGMVASAKADKFVSIAGAGEPADQIIKTQIAAKKMKQLDDMTFPIIDSLKNGFEVKKVDPMLNALFRPSVQPYLISWFKYNPQTEISKLTIPILILQGNNDLQIAVKDAENLSKANKSAEMAIIDKMNHMMKIIDGDQNANMASYNNETLPLSETLIEKIVSFIKK, from the coding sequence ATGAACAAAATAATTCTTTTTTTGACGGTTTTGTTTTTGAGCGTTTTAAATGCTCAAACCAAAAAAGAAATCACTTTTAAGGAAAGTCCAGCGATACTTAAAATCAATAATGACCAAATATTTGGTACATTGACTATGCCAGATTTAACTGGCAGAGTTCCCGTTGCTTTGATTATTGCAGGTTCTGGACCAACAGACAGAAACGGAAATAATCCGATGATGAAAAACAATTCGTTAAAAATGTTGGCAGAAGCGTTAGCTAAAAACGGAATTGCATCATTAAGATATGATAAAAGAGCAATTGGAGAAAGTAAAGCTGCTGGAGGTTCTGAGAGTAGTTTGGTTTTCGAAAACTATATTCAAGACGCAAAAAGCTGGATAAACTATTTAAAACTAGATAAACGTTTTTCAAAAATCATTATAATTGGTCATAGCGAAGGTTCGTTAATCGGAATGGTTGCCAGTGCAAAAGCCGATAAATTTGTTTCGATTGCAGGCGCGGGCGAACCAGCAGATCAGATTATAAAAACGCAGATTGCTGCAAAAAAAATGAAACAATTGGACGACATGACTTTTCCAATTATTGATAGTTTAAAAAACGGATTTGAAGTAAAAAAAGTAGATCCAATGCTGAATGCTCTTTTCAGACCAAGTGTGCAACCTTATTTAATTTCATGGTTCAAATACAATCCGCAAACAGAAATTAGTAAATTGACTATTCCGATTTTAATTTTACAGGGAAACAATGATTTGCAGATTGCTGTTAAAGACGCTGAAAATTTATCTAAAGCCAATAAAAGTGCTGAAATGGCAATTATTGATAAAATGAATCATATGATGAAAATTATTGACGGCGATCAAAATGCAAATATGGCAAGTTATAATAATGAAACACTTCCGCTTTCGGAAACACTCATAGAGAAAATTGTTTCATTTATTAAGAAATAA
- the sppA gene encoding signal peptide peptidase SppA, with protein MKFLGNVLATVIGIFVFMMLFFFGVIFIGALFGGDDTVSVKSDSVIELNLKEIKNDYAGKYKDPWVSVFSDKKGIGLTDVINAIDAAKTDDNIKGISILNDESSLGLAQYKDLRNALERFKKSGKFVWAYANTYSQKEYYLNSVANTIYINPAGDLDFKGLSSEVMFFKDFQDKSGIHMEVIRHGKYKSAVEPFLENKMSDANREQMTALLNSIWTTVSTDISKSRNIPLPKLNEIANGLLARTPEMAKQQHLVDIIAYEDVYHNAIRKALKVKEDEDYNKISISDYTQNNVTTALANTATDQIAIIYAQGEIGSGEGDVNTIGEGSMRRSLQEARKNDDVKAIVLRIDSPGGSALTSDLIWREIEITKKVKPVVVSMGNYAASGGYYIACNANTIFAENNTITGSIGVFGMLPNFSPLANRLGINSEQVKTHENSANYSPFVAVDEKFKAFTLEGVEKIYHTFVTHVAEGRKMTFDQVDAIAQGRVWSGTEALKLGLVDKIGGLNDAITEAARIAKVKNYSTQNYPEYEKTFNDLLSGLPFAKSKEAFLKEEIGEENYLLIEQVKKFQKQKGVQAIMPYGINIY; from the coding sequence ATGAAGTTTTTAGGAAATGTACTTGCCACCGTTATTGGTATTTTTGTTTTTATGATGCTCTTCTTTTTTGGAGTAATTTTTATCGGCGCTCTTTTTGGTGGCGATGACACCGTTTCTGTCAAATCTGATTCGGTTATTGAATTGAATTTAAAAGAAATCAAGAACGATTACGCAGGAAAATATAAAGATCCGTGGGTAAGTGTTTTCTCAGATAAAAAAGGCATCGGTTTAACCGACGTAATCAATGCAATTGATGCCGCTAAAACGGATGACAACATCAAAGGAATTTCAATTTTAAATGACGAATCTTCTCTTGGTCTTGCTCAATATAAAGACTTGAGAAATGCACTTGAAAGATTCAAAAAATCAGGAAAATTTGTTTGGGCTTACGCGAATACTTATTCGCAGAAAGAATATTATTTAAATTCTGTTGCCAACACGATTTACATCAATCCAGCGGGAGATTTAGATTTTAAAGGTCTTTCTTCTGAAGTAATGTTTTTCAAGGATTTTCAGGATAAATCTGGTATTCATATGGAAGTTATTCGTCATGGAAAATACAAAAGTGCCGTTGAACCTTTCTTAGAAAATAAAATGAGCGACGCCAATAGAGAACAAATGACAGCTCTTTTGAACTCTATCTGGACAACCGTTTCAACTGATATTTCAAAAAGTAGAAATATTCCATTGCCAAAATTAAACGAAATCGCAAACGGACTTCTTGCTAGAACTCCAGAAATGGCAAAACAACAGCATTTAGTAGATATTATAGCTTATGAAGATGTTTATCATAATGCAATCAGAAAAGCGCTGAAAGTAAAAGAAGATGAAGATTACAATAAAATTTCAATCTCAGATTACACTCAAAATAATGTTACTACAGCTTTAGCCAACACAGCAACCGATCAAATCGCGATTATTTACGCTCAAGGCGAAATCGGAAGCGGCGAAGGCGATGTAAATACTATTGGTGAAGGTTCAATGCGCCGTTCTTTGCAAGAAGCAAGAAAAAATGACGATGTAAAAGCAATTGTGCTAAGAATTGACAGTCCAGGTGGAAGCGCTCTAACTTCTGATTTGATTTGGAGAGAAATTGAAATTACTAAAAAAGTAAAGCCAGTTGTGGTTTCTATGGGAAATTATGCAGCTTCTGGAGGTTATTACATTGCTTGCAATGCCAATACAATTTTTGCTGAAAATAATACAATTACAGGTTCTATTGGGGTTTTCGGAATGCTTCCGAACTTTAGTCCGCTTGCGAATAGATTAGGAATTAATTCCGAACAAGTTAAAACTCACGAGAATTCAGCAAATTACAGTCCGTTTGTGGCTGTTGATGAAAAATTTAAAGCTTTTACTTTAGAAGGAGTTGAAAAAATTTACCACACTTTTGTTACGCATGTAGCGGAAGGCAGAAAAATGACTTTCGACCAAGTTGACGCCATCGCTCAAGGAAGAGTTTGGTCTGGAACTGAAGCCTTAAAATTAGGTTTAGTAGACAAAATCGGCGGATTAAATGATGCCATTACAGAAGCTGCTCGAATTGCTAAAGTAAAAAATTACAGCACTCAAAATTACCCAGAATACGAAAAGACTTTTAATGATTTGCTTTCAGGTTTACCTTTTGCGAAGTCTAAAGAAGCTTTTTTGAAAGAAGAAATTGGAGAGGAAAATTATCTTCTAATTGAACAAGTAAAGAAATTTCAGAAACAAAAAGGCGTTCAAGCGATTATGCCGTACGGAATTAATATTTATTAA
- the folK gene encoding 2-amino-4-hydroxy-6-hydroxymethyldihydropteridine diphosphokinase produces MKLQHQVVLSIGSNQGSRLENIQNCIDLIHQKVGSVVKVSKLYETPAWGFESDAFYNCALLLYTNSSAQKILNQILKVEKELGRIRLNQEGYQSRIIDIDLIVFDDEIIDSEKLNVPHPLMQNRNFVLLPMQDLKLNWKHPILQKTISELIATTPDESVCAIVQDLRSPLDEIPLNQFNYVAFEGNIGAGKTTLVHKIAEDFNGKTVLERFADNPFLPKFYKDQNRYAFPLEMSFLADRYQQLSDDLAQFDLFKDFIVADYHIFKSLIFAKITLQEDEYRLYRNLFDIIYKEMPKPDLYVYLYQNTERLLQNIKKRGRSYEQNIEAAYLEKINNGYLEYIKSQTDLNVLIIDVSDRDFVKKHEDYIFILNEIKKKLC; encoded by the coding sequence ATGAAATTACAGCATCAAGTCGTTTTATCGATAGGCAGCAACCAAGGCAGCAGACTAGAAAACATCCAAAATTGTATTGATTTAATTCATCAAAAAGTTGGATCTGTTGTAAAAGTTTCTAAACTTTATGAAACTCCCGCGTGGGGTTTTGAAAGTGATGCTTTTTATAATTGCGCACTTCTCTTATACACGAATTCATCTGCGCAAAAGATTCTAAATCAGATTTTAAAGGTTGAAAAAGAATTGGGTAGAATCCGCTTGAATCAAGAAGGTTATCAATCTAGAATTATAGATATTGATTTGATTGTTTTTGATGATGAAATTATTGATTCAGAAAAATTGAATGTTCCGCATCCTTTAATGCAGAATAGAAATTTTGTTTTGCTTCCGATGCAGGATTTGAAATTAAATTGGAAACATCCCATTCTGCAAAAAACAATTTCTGAGCTAATTGCAACAACACCAGACGAAAGTGTTTGCGCAATAGTTCAAGATTTGAGAAGTCCGTTGGATGAAATTCCGTTAAACCAATTTAATTATGTTGCTTTTGAAGGAAATATTGGTGCGGGAAAAACCACTTTAGTTCATAAAATAGCAGAAGATTTTAATGGAAAAACCGTTTTAGAAAGATTTGCTGATAATCCGTTTTTGCCTAAATTTTATAAGGATCAAAATCGATATGCTTTTCCTTTAGAAATGTCTTTTCTGGCAGATCGTTACCAGCAATTGTCAGATGATTTAGCGCAGTTTGATTTGTTTAAAGATTTTATTGTTGCCGATTATCATATTTTTAAATCTTTGATTTTTGCTAAAATTACGTTGCAGGAAGATGAATATCGATTGTACAGAAATCTTTTTGATATCATTTACAAAGAAATGCCAAAGCCAGATTTGTATGTTTATCTGTATCAGAATACAGAACGTCTTTTGCAAAACATCAAAAAACGCGGACGTTCTTACGAGCAAAATATTGAAGCTGCTTATTTAGAAAAAATTAATAACGGATATTTAGAATACATAAAATCGCAAACAGATTTAAATGTTCTAATCATTGATGTTTCTGATCGCGATTTTGTAAAAAAACACGAAGATTACATTTTTATCTTAAACGAAATCAAGAAAAAGCTATGCTAA